The Rhodothermales bacterium region CGAAGATCATGCAGGAGCGTGTATTCGCGAATGAGAAGATCGAGATCTTGTGGGATACGATAATCACCGACATCCTGGGTAAGAAAGAAGTGGATGGCATTGATATCGAGAATCTTAAAACGGGCGAGAAGCGGCAGATTCCGGTCAAAGCCATGTTTGCGGCTATTGGCCACAAGCCGAACACTGAGGTGTTTGCCGGCTGGCTTGACATGGATGAAACTGGCTACATCAAAACAAAACCCGGGACGACGTACACGAATATCCCGGGCGTTTTCGCCTGCGGCGACGCTCAGGATCATGTCTACCGTCAGGCCGTCACGGCCGCCGGGACGGGTTGTATGGCGGCTATCGACGCGGAACGGTGGCTGGCCGAGCACGGTGTGGCGGAACGAGCGACCGTGGCGTGAACCCTGGCGCGGCGCGGAGGTTATGCGCGGAGGAGATTTTTTAACACGAACCACACATTTTCTTTCCGCTCGCGGAGCCGGCGGTTGAAGTAGGGGAGCCACTCGGTGCCGTACGGGATGTAGACACGGACGTAGTAGCCCTCCTGGCGCAACTGAACCTGGGCCCTCGGTCGAATGCCATACAACATCTGAAACTCGAATCGATCCAACGGTACGGCCTGTTCGCGGACATACGCTCTTACGGCGTCGATGAGCTGGTCATCGTGAGTGGCAATGCCCGGATAGCGGCCACTGGAAATCAGCTGGCGTGCGTATTCGAGAAAGCGAACGCGGATCGTGGGCATATCCTGGTAGGCGATCTCAGCGGGCTCCTTGTACGCGCCTTTACAGAGGCGTACGCGTGCCTGGAGATCGATCATGCGCTGTACATCGCCGGCCGTGCGTTTGAGATACGCTTGAAGCACGACACCAACGTGGTCGGGATAGGTGGGATATACCTTCTCGAAAAGACGGAGCGTGGAGGCGGTGATATCGCTGCCCTCCATGTCCAATCGAACAAACACATCTTCTTGCCGCGCGACGTCGAGAAGCTGCCTCAGGTTATCCAGACAGAACCCTGCTTCGATCTTTTGCCCTAACATGCTCAGCTTGATCGAGATATTCGCTTCCGCGCGGAAGTTGCGGGAAGCGTTGGTCACCTTCAACAGCTCGATATAGGTGTCGCGCGCACGTTCCGCAATCTGTCGATCGCTGACATACTCCCCTAGCAGGTCGAGCGTTACGAAGAGGCCCTGATCGGTCAGGGTGCGGATAG contains the following coding sequences:
- a CDS encoding proline dehydrogenase family protein produces the protein MKLPFALASRFVAGESFQQALPAIRTLTDQGLFVTLDLLGEYVSDRQIAERARDTYIELLKVTNASRNFRAEANISIKLSMLGQKIEAGFCLDNLRQLLDVARQEDVFVRLDMEGSDITASTLRLFEKVYPTYPDHVGVVLQAYLKRTAGDVQRMIDLQARVRLCKGAYKEPAEIAYQDMPTIRVRFLEYARQLISSGRYPGIATHDDQLIDAVRAYVREQAVPLDRFEFQMLYGIRPRAQVQLRQEGYYVRVYIPYGTEWLPYFNRRLRERKENVWFVLKNLLRA